The following are encoded together in the Narcine bancroftii isolate sNarBan1 chromosome 10, sNarBan1.hap1, whole genome shotgun sequence genome:
- the LOC138744060 gene encoding probable G-protein coupled receptor 139 has protein sequence MRPLQDSITFNSSLLLCFLLKVASIKLSFFNMISAPVFQGILSLQKYPILVHAVPILSTDLNLMAITILSRGRCGLSGCITKYLVSMAVTDLLVIITAVLLNRIPGIYFPGSFLSITPVCSLSTALIHASRDSSVWLTVAFTFDRFVVICCQKLKIKYCTEKTAAAIIGTVCVVGSLKSVPWYFIHEPMFVINKVPWYCRLKEIRYTSPLWRAFDWFDRILTPCTPFVLVLLLNALTVRYILSASKARRRLRVQNHAEKQSDPEMENRRKSVVLLFAISGSFILLWMTYLVHFCYDQLTNDDQVVGFSDPKFILQESANMLQLLNSCTNTFIYAVTQKNFRNELKEAIKYPLNILHKISKT, from the exons ATGAGACCACTTCAGGACAGTATCACTTTCAATAGTTCCTTGCTCCTGTGCTTTCTCCTTAAAGTAGCCTCAATCAAACTGAGTTTCTTTAATATGATCTCTGCACCTGTGTTCCAGGGCatcctctctcttcagaagtatCCAATTTTGGTACATGCTGTCCCAATCCTGTCAACTGACC TTAATTTAATGGCGATTACGATCCTTTCCAGGGGAAGGTGTGGCCTCTCAGGATGTATAACCAAGTATTTGGTGTCGATGGCGGTGACGGATCTATTAGTCATTATCACCGCCGTTTTGCTGAACCGGATTCCTGGCATTTATTTCCCAGGCAGCTTCTTGTCTATTACGCCCGTGTGCAGCCTCTCCACCGCTTTGATTCATGCCTCCAGGGACAGCTCCGTCTGGTTGACGGTCGCTTTCACTTTTGATCGATTTGTAGTCATTTGTTGCCAGAAACTGAAAATTAAGTATTGCACCGAGAAGACAGCGGCTGCGATTATAGGAACAGTCTGTGTAGTGGGCTCTTTGAAAAGCGTGCCCTGGTACTTTATACACGAGCCCATGTTTGTGATTAATAAAGTTCCCTGGTATTGCAGACTGAAGGAGATCCGTTATACTTCTCCTCTGTGGAGAGCATTTGACTGGTTCGATCGTATTTTAACCCCCTGCACCCCGTTCGTTCTCGTCCTCCTGCTGAATGCGCTGACAGTGAGATACATACTCTCGGCCAGCAAAGCGCGCAGGAGGCTCCGGGTGCAGAACCACGCAGAGAAACAAAGTGATCCCGAGATGGAGAACCGGAGGAAGTCCGTTGTTTTGCTTTTTGCCATCTCAGGCAGTTTCATCCTATTGTGGATGACATACCTTGTGCACTTCTGTTACGATCAATTAACGAACGATGATCAAGTAGTTGGCTTCAGCGATCCTAAGTTTATATTGCAAGAAAGTGCAAATATGCTTCAATTATTGAATTCTTGCACCAATACTTTTATTTACGCGGTAACTCAGAAAAACTTCAGAAACGAATTAAAGGAGGCGATTAAATACCCGCTTAATATATTACATAAAATATCCAAGACATGA